Proteins found in one Thermaerobacter subterraneus DSM 13965 genomic segment:
- a CDS encoding ferredoxin, whose amino-acid sequence MIYVICEPCIGVKDKSCQEVCPVDCIYEGDDQLYINPEECIGCSACAAVCPVEAIYDEDEVPEQWKSYIEKNRKFFEQ is encoded by the coding sequence GTGATCTACGTGATCTGCGAGCCCTGCATCGGGGTGAAGGACAAGTCCTGCCAGGAAGTCTGTCCCGTCGACTGCATCTACGAGGGCGACGACCAGTTGTACATCAACCCTGAAGAGTGCATCGGCTGCAGCGCGTGCGCGGCCGTTTGCCCCGTGGAAGCCATCTACGACGAGGACGAGGTCCCCGAGCAGTGGAAGAGCTACATCGAGAAGAACCGCAAGTTCTTTGAGCAGTGA
- a CDS encoding Crp/Fnr family transcriptional regulator has product MDPMDQPVPPSRRGAFDTREAVVAALRRIHPFDQVPAELVARVAEQVRWRPCHAGDVLFREGEPVKAVFLLRQGRVKIVAVDDEGREYIMHLLGPGDLFPAVGLFTGGGYPATAEVIQDGVVGTVTREAILDLVRRHGDLAMALLMAQEERIRYLQDRIRSLVWRDLRTRVLEVLVKHMGDQLTHQEIAALVGAARESVSRVISEFKRQGLVTRDPSGRWRVRSRGGEGR; this is encoded by the coding sequence ATGGACCCCATGGACCAGCCCGTACCGCCCTCCCGGCGGGGGGCCTTCGACACCCGGGAGGCGGTGGTGGCCGCTCTGCGCCGCATCCACCCCTTCGACCAGGTGCCCGCCGAGCTGGTGGCCCGGGTGGCCGAGCAGGTGCGCTGGCGACCGTGCCACGCCGGCGACGTGCTGTTTCGCGAGGGCGAGCCGGTCAAGGCCGTGTTCCTCCTGCGCCAGGGGCGCGTCAAGATCGTGGCCGTCGACGACGAGGGCCGCGAGTACATCATGCATCTTCTGGGACCGGGTGATCTCTTCCCCGCCGTGGGGCTTTTCACCGGCGGCGGTTACCCCGCCACCGCCGAGGTGATCCAGGACGGCGTGGTGGGGACGGTAACCCGGGAGGCCATCCTCGACCTGGTGCGCCGGCACGGGGATCTGGCCATGGCCTTGCTGATGGCCCAGGAAGAACGCATCCGCTACCTGCAGGATCGCATCCGCAGCCTGGTCTGGCGCGACCTGCGCACCCGGGTCCTTGAGGTCCTGGTCAAGCACATGGGCGACCAGCTCACGCACCAGGAGATCGCGGCCCTGGTGGGGGCCGCCCGGGAGAGCGTCAGCCGGGTGATCAGCGAGTTCAAGCGCCAGGGACTGGTGACCCGGGACCCCAGCGGCCGCTGGCGCGTGCGATCCCGAGGGGGCGAGGGTCGGTAG
- a CDS encoding TQO small subunit DoxD, whose translation MARDVFPEIHEPAPVRWLLANPRAGWVWLLPRLWLGWQWLQAALGKVGDPAWTGPQAGAALQGFIQGALQRAEGPHPEVTGWYARFLRDVVLPNAATWAKLVAYGELLVGIALLAGMLTGIAAFFGSFMNFSFMLAGTSSANPVMFAVATALVLAWRVAGWIGLDRWLLPLLGTPWEPGRAFRR comes from the coding sequence GTGGCCCGCGACGTCTTCCCGGAAATCCACGAGCCGGCGCCCGTACGCTGGCTCCTGGCCAATCCACGGGCTGGGTGGGTATGGTTGTTGCCGCGCCTCTGGCTCGGGTGGCAGTGGCTCCAGGCCGCCCTTGGCAAGGTGGGGGACCCGGCGTGGACCGGCCCGCAGGCCGGCGCGGCCCTGCAAGGCTTCATCCAGGGCGCATTGCAGCGCGCGGAGGGGCCACATCCCGAAGTGACGGGCTGGTACGCCCGTTTCCTGCGCGACGTGGTGCTCCCCAACGCCGCCACGTGGGCCAAGCTGGTCGCTTACGGGGAGCTGCTGGTGGGCATCGCCCTGCTGGCCGGCATGCTCACCGGGATCGCGGCCTTCTTCGGAAGCTTCATGAACTTCAGCTTCATGCTGGCGGGCACGTCCAGCGCCAATCCGGTGATGTTCGCCGTCGCCACCGCGCTGGTGCTCGCCTGGCGGGTGGCGGGTTGGATCGGGCTGGATCGCTGGCTCCTGCCCCTGCTGGGCACGCCGTGGGAGCCTGGGCGCGCCTTCCGGCGGTAG
- a CDS encoding DUF4149 domain-containing protein, whose product MTGYELIVYIHILAAMVWVGGILFLSLVVVPASRRYPEDVRARLFTDVGRRFRNVGWTALGILVVTGAIQMAARGATLASVLDGTFFDSRWGRVMGAKLLAVFVMMLLTALHDFVAGPAAERAARSGADATTLRRRSGHLARLTALLALVVVFLAVQLVR is encoded by the coding sequence ATGACCGGGTACGAGCTGATCGTCTACATCCACATCCTTGCCGCCATGGTCTGGGTGGGCGGCATCCTGTTCCTCAGCCTCGTGGTGGTGCCGGCCTCACGGCGTTATCCCGAAGACGTCCGGGCGCGCCTTTTCACCGACGTGGGGCGCCGGTTCCGGAACGTGGGCTGGACCGCCCTGGGGATCCTCGTGGTGACGGGCGCAATCCAGATGGCCGCCCGCGGCGCCACGCTGGCCAGCGTCCTGGACGGCACCTTCTTCGACAGCCGCTGGGGGCGGGTGATGGGGGCGAAGCTGCTGGCCGTGTTCGTCATGATGCTGCTGACGGCCCTCCACGACTTCGTGGCCGGACCGGCCGCCGAGCGAGCCGCCCGGAGCGGAGCGGATGCCACCACCCTGCGGCGCCGTTCGGGGCACCTGGCGCGCCTGACGGCGCTGCTGGCGCTCGTCGTGGTGTTCCTGGCGGTGCAGCTGGTTCGCTGA
- a CDS encoding R2-like ligand-binding oxidase, producing MAGAVTPGAGAAPEPGRGRPAVAAARHDAFTTTSSRGLNHDLPPMRLYHKAKKFGTWDPRAIDLSQDREDWNLLNDAQKDALLRLVSLFAAGEESVTLDLLPLIMVIAREGRLEEEMFLTTFLWEEAKHTEFMRRFLDEVAGVSGADLHHYHTPSYRKIFYEELPRAMNRLLEDPSPAAQAEASVTYNLIVEGVLAETGYYAFYRTLQRQGVMPGFIQGIRNFQRDESRHLAYGVFLLQRLVAADDAIWQVIDRRLNDLLPYALGVTHEIYAAYGDQHPFEVDQKEFIDYAIKQFSLRAQRIEQARGKSLAEVYRLAADHVEEATGAAEEPAAGAGPGGLAAGGGGSGA from the coding sequence TGCAGTGACGCCCGGTGCAGGGGCCGCGCCGGAGCCGGGCCGGGGGCGCCCGGCGGTGGCGGCAGCGCGGCACGACGCCTTCACCACCACCAGCAGCCGCGGGCTGAACCACGACCTGCCGCCGATGCGGCTCTACCACAAGGCCAAGAAGTTCGGCACGTGGGATCCGCGGGCCATCGACCTCAGCCAGGACCGGGAGGACTGGAACCTGCTCAACGACGCCCAGAAGGACGCTCTGCTACGGCTGGTGTCGCTGTTCGCAGCTGGTGAAGAGTCCGTCACCCTGGACCTCCTGCCCCTCATCATGGTGATCGCCCGGGAGGGCCGCCTGGAGGAGGAGATGTTCCTCACCACCTTCCTCTGGGAGGAGGCGAAGCATACCGAGTTCATGCGCCGCTTCCTCGACGAGGTGGCCGGGGTCTCGGGGGCCGACCTGCACCATTACCACACCCCCAGCTACCGCAAGATCTTCTACGAGGAACTGCCCCGGGCGATGAACCGGCTGCTGGAAGACCCCTCGCCGGCCGCCCAGGCGGAGGCCTCGGTGACCTACAACCTGATCGTCGAGGGGGTGCTGGCCGAGACAGGCTACTACGCCTTCTACCGCACCCTCCAGCGGCAGGGGGTCATGCCGGGCTTCATCCAGGGCATCCGCAACTTCCAGCGGGACGAATCCCGGCACCTGGCCTACGGGGTCTTCCTGCTGCAGCGCCTGGTGGCGGCCGACGACGCCATCTGGCAGGTCATCGACCGGCGGCTGAATGACCTGCTCCCCTACGCCCTGGGCGTGACCCACGAGATCTACGCGGCCTACGGTGACCAGCACCCCTTCGAGGTGGACCAGAAGGAGTTCATCGACTACGCCATCAAGCAGTTCAGCCTCCGGGCCCAGCGTATCGAGCAGGCCCGGGGCAAGTCCCTGGCCGAGGTCTACCGGCTGGCCGCCGACCACGTGGAAGAGGCCACCGGCGCCGCGGAAGAACCGGCTGCCGGGGCGGGCCCGGGCGGCCTGGCGGCCGGCGGAGGAGGGTCCGGCGCATGA
- the nirK gene encoding copper-containing nitrite reductase: MARPTSGPQGRAAQNRRRTRGWLALLLGLSMVAVTACGSSTAGDSNKGQVGSSGPGTEQAQQVEPARADAKVVAADPTAVPEPVGKRPPKTVRIDLEAVELDGQLADGTTYTYWTFNGQVPGPMLRVRVGDTVELHLKNSPQSGQIHSIDLHAVNGPGGGAVATQVKPGEEKVFTWKALNPGLYIYHCASPHIPTHIANGMYGLILVEPEGGLPPVDKEFYIVQGEIYTDLKHGEKGHAGYDYEALLDEEPNYVVFNGASAYWTGERALKAKVGDRIRIFVGNGGPNLISSFHVIGEVFDAVHDQGATEAVHNVQTTLIPAGGAAWVEFTVDVPGTYTLVDHSISRSIDKGALAQIVVEGDPNPEVFDAPEMTAEGH, from the coding sequence ATGGCACGTCCAACGAGTGGTCCCCAGGGCCGCGCGGCACAGAACAGGCGGCGTACTCGCGGATGGCTGGCGCTGCTTCTGGGTCTCAGCATGGTGGCGGTGACGGCCTGCGGCAGCAGCACCGCCGGCGACAGCAACAAGGGGCAGGTGGGTTCGTCCGGTCCGGGTACGGAGCAGGCCCAGCAGGTCGAACCGGCCCGTGCCGACGCCAAGGTGGTGGCCGCCGATCCGACGGCCGTCCCGGAACCGGTGGGCAAGCGGCCGCCCAAGACGGTACGCATCGACCTGGAGGCGGTGGAACTGGACGGCCAGCTGGCCGACGGCACCACGTACACCTACTGGACCTTCAACGGCCAGGTGCCCGGGCCCATGCTGCGGGTGCGGGTCGGCGACACGGTGGAGCTGCACCTGAAGAACTCGCCCCAAAGCGGCCAGATCCACTCCATCGACCTGCACGCCGTGAACGGGCCGGGCGGCGGCGCGGTGGCGACCCAGGTCAAGCCCGGTGAGGAAAAGGTCTTCACCTGGAAGGCGCTCAACCCGGGCCTGTACATCTACCACTGCGCGTCGCCCCACATCCCGACCCACATCGCCAACGGGATGTACGGCCTGATCCTGGTGGAGCCGGAAGGCGGCCTGCCGCCCGTCGACAAGGAGTTCTATATCGTCCAGGGCGAGATCTACACCGACCTGAAGCACGGCGAGAAGGGCCATGCCGGATACGACTATGAGGCCCTGCTGGACGAGGAGCCCAACTACGTGGTCTTCAACGGCGCCAGCGCCTACTGGACGGGCGAGCGGGCGCTGAAGGCCAAGGTGGGCGACCGGATCCGGATCTTCGTCGGCAACGGCGGCCCGAACCTGATCTCCAGCTTCCACGTGATCGGAGAGGTCTTCGACGCCGTCCACGACCAGGGGGCCACGGAAGCGGTGCACAACGTGCAGACCACGCTGATCCCCGCGGGCGGCGCGGCCTGGGTCGAGTTCACCGTCGACGTCCCGGGCACCTACACCCTGGTGGACCACTCCATCAGCCGGTCCATCGACAAGGGCGCCCTGGCCCAGATCGTGGTGGAGGGCGATCCGAACCCCGAGGTCTTCGACGCGCCCGAGATGACGGCGGAGGGGCACTGA
- a CDS encoding Fur family transcriptional regulator: MARQRAWQQLARHLRRAGQRPTIQRVAVYEALLRAARAGVHPTADEVYETLRPSLPTLSPATTRRVLAVLVEAGLARRVAMPGEPDRYDGDPAPHAHLACVRCHRLQDVALPELDEIVRQVREQTGFLITGQELVLEGLCRHCRQGWPVPRAAAGSPEARGG; the protein is encoded by the coding sequence ATGGCCCGACAACGAGCGTGGCAGCAGCTGGCCCGCCACCTGCGCCGGGCCGGCCAGCGCCCGACGATCCAGCGGGTGGCGGTCTACGAAGCCCTGCTGCGCGCGGCCAGGGCGGGGGTCCATCCGACTGCGGACGAGGTGTACGAAACCCTCCGGCCGTCCCTGCCGACCCTGAGCCCCGCCACCACGCGCCGGGTGTTGGCCGTGCTGGTCGAGGCGGGGCTTGCCCGGCGGGTGGCCATGCCGGGCGAGCCCGACCGCTACGACGGGGATCCGGCACCCCACGCGCACCTGGCCTGTGTGCGCTGCCACCGGTTGCAGGACGTGGCGCTGCCCGAGCTGGACGAGATCGTCCGCCAGGTGCGGGAACAGACGGGCTTTTTGATTACCGGCCAGGAACTGGTCCTCGAAGGCCTGTGCCGCCACTGCCGTCAAGGGTGGCCCGTCCCCCGGGCTGCCGCCGGTTCCCCAGAAGCTCGCGGCGGTTGA
- a CDS encoding multicopper oxidase domain-containing protein produces MKVGETARVRLINIGDQVHPMHLHGADFTIIAKDGQPLPQPMKANTLDMMPGDTYDVLVHFDRPGTWVWHCHIISHVEDAQGNMMGLIQVLQVEE; encoded by the coding sequence ATGAAGGTGGGCGAGACGGCCCGCGTCCGGTTGATCAACATCGGCGACCAGGTCCACCCCATGCACCTGCACGGTGCGGACTTCACCATCATCGCCAAGGACGGCCAGCCCCTGCCCCAACCCATGAAGGCCAACACCCTGGACATGATGCCGGGCGACACCTATGACGTCCTGGTCCACTTCGACCGTCCGGGCACGTGGGTCTGGCACTGCCACATCATCTCCCACGTGGAAGACGCCCAGGGCAACATGATGGGCCTGATCCAGGTGCTCCAGGTGGAGGAGTAG
- a CDS encoding YhfC family glutamic-type intramembrane protease gives MGDPLRSIAVTYMMAGAGAIVLPALVFAAGYRRWGWRARVALVGAATFLVFQGLLRLPWQPAFSAWATARWGVAAAGLLASLTAALWEETGRYVAYRAAVRRPRLADAAAMGVGHGGFESAVLVGLSLLGTGIALLALPLLGAGGSGPGPGGGTAPGPGWPALPAEAGPALDQLRQAALEGGVLAPVLALVERAAALTLHVGLSILVAAAWVQRRAVLWLAAVVIHFAANAAAVALAQMGYAVAAEGVVLVMAGLTLYTGLRWGPLLDAAAGWDGPTGERPAAP, from the coding sequence GTGGGGGATCCGTTGCGGTCCATCGCCGTGACCTACATGATGGCCGGGGCGGGAGCCATCGTGCTGCCCGCCCTCGTTTTCGCCGCGGGGTATCGCCGGTGGGGGTGGCGGGCCCGGGTGGCACTGGTGGGGGCGGCCACCTTCCTCGTCTTTCAGGGCCTTCTGCGGCTGCCGTGGCAGCCGGCCTTCAGCGCCTGGGCCACCGCCCGCTGGGGCGTGGCGGCCGCGGGGCTTCTGGCGTCGTTGACGGCGGCCCTGTGGGAGGAGACGGGGCGCTATGTGGCGTACCGGGCGGCCGTCCGGCGCCCCCGGCTGGCCGATGCCGCCGCCATGGGGGTCGGGCACGGCGGCTTCGAGTCGGCGGTGCTGGTGGGGCTCTCCTTGCTCGGCACGGGGATCGCCTTGCTGGCCCTGCCGCTGCTGGGGGCGGGCGGGAGCGGTCCCGGCCCCGGGGGTGGGACCGCCCCGGGGCCGGGATGGCCAGCCCTGCCCGCCGAGGCAGGGCCGGCACTGGACCAGTTGCGGCAGGCCGCCCTGGAGGGCGGGGTGCTGGCTCCCGTCCTCGCCCTGGTCGAACGGGCCGCCGCCCTGACCCTGCACGTGGGTCTCAGCATCCTGGTGGCGGCGGCATGGGTCCAGCGGCGTGCCGTGTTGTGGCTGGCGGCGGTGGTGATCCACTTCGCGGCCAATGCGGCGGCCGTGGCCCTGGCCCAGATGGGCTACGCCGTGGCGGCGGAGGGGGTCGTGCTCGTTATGGCGGGCCTGACCCTCTACACCGGCCTGCGCTGGGGGCCGCTGCTGGATGCGGCGGCGGGGTGGGACGGCCCGACGGGGGAGCGGCCGGCGGCACCGTAG
- a CDS encoding radical SAM protein — MNHLPKPPDVARARPPIDFDRAPVILIWETTQACDLVCRHCRASAQPHRHPLELATDEARRLIDEAAEMGTRLFVFTGGDPLKRPDLNVLIRHAAHRGLHPSVTPSATPLLTAERIRAMAEAGAEAIALSLDGDEAALHDAFRGWSGSFARTLEAARAVREAGLRLQINTTVTRLNWRRLDRIARLVAELGAGRWSVFFLVPTGRGATLEPLDAAEHEAVYRWLADLEGKVPFAIKTTEAPAYRRVLVERGRPPRPAIGDGKGFCFVSHTGAVFPSGFLPLAAGNIRTSSLARIYRDSPLFRSLRDPAQLKGKCGRCPFRQLCGGSRARAYALTGDPLAEEPTCAYDPGTGTAAVAELVFAGEGA; from the coding sequence GTGAACCACCTGCCGAAACCCCCGGATGTCGCCCGCGCCCGCCCACCCATCGACTTCGACCGCGCTCCCGTCATCCTCATCTGGGAGACCACCCAGGCGTGCGATCTGGTCTGCCGTCACTGCCGCGCGTCGGCCCAGCCTCACCGCCACCCTCTCGAACTGGCCACGGACGAGGCGCGCCGGCTGATCGACGAGGCGGCGGAGATGGGGACGCGCCTTTTCGTCTTCACCGGGGGCGACCCGCTCAAGCGCCCGGACCTGAACGTCCTGATCCGCCACGCGGCGCACCGGGGCCTGCATCCCTCGGTGACCCCCAGCGCCACGCCCCTTTTGACCGCCGAGCGCATCCGGGCCATGGCCGAAGCCGGCGCCGAAGCCATCGCTCTCAGCCTGGACGGGGACGAGGCCGCCCTTCATGATGCCTTCCGCGGCTGGTCGGGATCCTTTGCCCGCACCCTGGAGGCGGCGCGGGCGGTGCGGGAGGCCGGGCTCCGCCTGCAGATCAACACCACGGTGACCCGGCTCAACTGGCGGCGACTGGACCGGATCGCCCGCCTGGTGGCCGAGCTGGGCGCCGGCCGGTGGAGCGTGTTCTTCCTGGTGCCCACGGGCCGGGGCGCGACCTTGGAGCCCCTCGACGCCGCCGAGCACGAGGCGGTGTACCGCTGGCTGGCGGACCTGGAAGGCAAGGTCCCCTTCGCCATCAAGACCACGGAGGCGCCGGCATACCGCCGCGTGCTGGTCGAACGCGGCCGGCCGCCGCGCCCGGCCATCGGCGACGGCAAGGGGTTCTGCTTCGTTTCCCACACGGGTGCCGTCTTCCCCAGCGGCTTCTTGCCCCTGGCGGCGGGCAACATACGGACCAGCTCCCTGGCGCGCATCTACCGGGACAGCCCGCTCTTCCGCTCCCTCCGCGACCCCGCCCAGCTGAAGGGGAAGTGCGGCCGCTGTCCCTTCCGCCAGCTGTGCGGCGGGTCCCGGGCCCGCGCTTACGCCTTGACGGGCGATCCGCTGGCGGAAGAGCCCACCTGTGCCTACGATCCCGGCACCGGGACCGCGGCGGTGGCGGAGCTGGTGTTCGCCGGGGAAGGCGCCTGA
- a CDS encoding DUF2249 domain-containing protein: MTTRNETVAARIRAHHDAMARELDGRLDALVAAVRRGEPYRPALENVLQYVRQEILPHAAAEEETLYAAASRREAGRALVKGLTAEHGTIQETLRRLEGAGDALEAVALASALTALFISHAAEENDALLPVLMEEPAADLEALLEGMHERLAGAAPEAGGEAGPTGGAAGEEDGTPELDVRALPPFQRHQLIFATYEAMRPGQAFILVNDHDPKPLYYQFAAEHPGAFEWEYLEQGPEAWRVRIGKV, encoded by the coding sequence GTGACCACGCGCAACGAAACGGTGGCGGCGCGGATCCGCGCCCACCACGACGCCATGGCCCGGGAGCTGGACGGGCGGCTGGACGCCCTGGTGGCGGCCGTCCGCCGGGGTGAGCCGTACCGTCCGGCCCTGGAGAACGTGCTGCAGTACGTCCGCCAGGAGATCCTGCCCCACGCTGCAGCCGAGGAGGAAACCCTCTACGCCGCCGCGTCCCGGCGAGAGGCGGGGCGCGCCCTGGTGAAGGGGCTGACGGCCGAGCACGGGACGATCCAGGAGACCCTGCGGCGGCTGGAGGGGGCCGGGGACGCCCTGGAGGCCGTCGCCCTGGCGTCCGCGCTGACGGCTCTCTTCATCAGCCACGCCGCGGAGGAGAACGACGCCCTGCTTCCCGTCTTGATGGAAGAACCGGCAGCGGACCTGGAGGCCCTGCTGGAAGGCATGCACGAGCGGCTGGCGGGTGCAGCCCCGGAGGCCGGCGGGGAGGCGGGTCCCACCGGAGGCGCGGCTGGCGAGGAGGACGGTACGCCGGAGCTCGACGTTCGCGCCCTTCCACCCTTCCAACGCCACCAGCTGATCTTTGCCACCTACGAGGCCATGCGGCCGGGCCAGGCCTTCATCCTGGTCAACGATCACGATCCCAAGCCGCTGTACTACCAGTTCGCTGCGGAGCATCCGGGTGCGTTCGAGTGGGAATACCTTGAGCAAGGTCCCGAAGCCTGGCGCGTGCGCATCGGCAAGGTGTGA
- a CDS encoding Mrp/NBP35 family ATP-binding protein, which produces MNKRDVLQQLVRVRLADGSNPLADGRIQDVLVEMHGERAHVAILIDENWDGGSPPADAQERLRQAVLAMPGVASVRIVPRPRPRARGVTVPGAAPAPGGGDAPARKLPEGLQGARVVAVASGKGGVGKSSVTVNLAVALARRGLKVAVLDCDIYGFSVPALIGLERAPALDDDRKVIPGHGHGVDVMSMDFFVQNNRPVVWRGPMLGKALRQFLFDTVWNHPDVVVLDLPPGTGDMALDVQQQFPPMDVLIVTTPDPFAARVAERAGSMAQKMGHRVMGVVENMAYRQCSGCGQREYLLGRGGGDAVAAALGTEVLARIPMEPPPPGLRRDGLFPPESGAGAAFAELATRVAERLGVGVPQPAGADGVR; this is translated from the coding sequence ATGAACAAGCGCGACGTGTTGCAGCAGCTGGTCCGGGTGCGACTGGCCGACGGCAGCAATCCGCTGGCCGACGGCCGCATCCAGGACGTGCTGGTGGAGATGCACGGCGAGCGAGCCCACGTGGCGATCCTGATCGATGAGAACTGGGACGGCGGCTCGCCGCCGGCCGACGCCCAGGAGCGCCTGCGGCAGGCGGTGCTGGCGATGCCGGGGGTCGCGTCGGTGCGCATCGTCCCGCGGCCGCGCCCCCGCGCCCGGGGGGTGACGGTGCCCGGCGCCGCGCCCGCCCCGGGGGGTGGCGACGCCCCGGCCCGGAAACTGCCCGAGGGCCTCCAGGGCGCTCGCGTCGTGGCCGTGGCCAGCGGCAAGGGCGGCGTGGGCAAATCCAGCGTCACCGTCAACCTGGCGGTGGCCCTGGCGCGGCGCGGCCTGAAGGTGGCCGTCCTCGATTGCGACATCTACGGGTTCAGCGTCCCCGCCCTGATCGGCCTGGAAAGGGCGCCGGCCCTGGACGACGACCGCAAGGTCATTCCCGGTCACGGCCACGGCGTCGACGTCATGTCGATGGACTTCTTCGTCCAGAACAACCGCCCGGTGGTGTGGCGCGGGCCCATGCTGGGCAAGGCTCTCCGCCAGTTCCTGTTCGACACCGTGTGGAACCACCCGGACGTGGTGGTGCTGGACCTCCCCCCGGGCACGGGCGACATGGCGCTGGACGTGCAGCAGCAGTTCCCGCCCATGGACGTGCTGATCGTGACCACCCCGGACCCCTTCGCCGCCCGGGTGGCCGAGCGGGCGGGGTCCATGGCCCAGAAGATGGGTCACCGGGTGATGGGCGTGGTGGAGAACATGGCCTACCGCCAGTGCAGCGGCTGCGGGCAGCGGGAATACCTCTTGGGACGCGGCGGCGGGGATGCCGTGGCGGCGGCCCTTGGTACGGAGGTCCTGGCCCGGATCCCCATGGAACCCCCGCCGCCCGGACTGCGCCGGGACGGCCTCTTTCCCCCGGAATCCGGCGCCGGCGCCGCCTTTGCCGAGCTGGCCACCCGGGTCGCCGAGCGCCTGGGGGTGGGCGTCCCGCAGCCGGCCGGGGCCGACGGGGTCCGCTGA
- a CDS encoding aldehyde dehydrogenase family protein has translation MSSREGPGSSRSQTLELPFVAPALRQWLSSPKQLFIGGRWQEPRSGRYLVVTDPSTGEPLAEVAEAGEEDVDLAVQAARRALEGTWAKLPPAERGRLLWKLADLLEENAQELAQLESLNTGKPVTETSMADIPLAVEHFRYFAGWATKWTGETLPVSFPGEYLAYTRREPVGVVGAIVPWNFPLMIASWKLAPALATGNTVVLKPSELTPLTALRLAELVRQAGFPPGTVNVLPGYGEPAGRALVEHPGVDKISFTGSPGVGRKIMTAAARDFKRVTLELGGKSPNIVFPDADLDSAVAGAMMGIFFNQGEVCCAGSRLFVHKEQFDRVVDSIAERAGRLRQGPGIHPMTQMGPLISQTHMERVLGYIEKGRAEGAELLVGGEPNPEAGTGYFVKPTVFLGRDDMTIAREEIFGPVLTVLPFEILDEVVRRANDTPYGLAAGIWTRDVAKAIKVAHRLKAGTVWINGYNLLDATSPWGGFKQSGIGREMGRYALEHYTEVKSVWINLG, from the coding sequence ATGAGTTCGCGGGAGGGGCCGGGTTCGTCCCGGTCGCAGACCCTGGAGCTTCCCTTCGTGGCCCCAGCCCTGCGGCAGTGGCTGAGCTCGCCCAAGCAGCTTTTCATCGGCGGCCGGTGGCAGGAGCCCCGGTCGGGCCGCTACCTGGTGGTGACCGACCCCTCTACGGGCGAGCCGCTGGCCGAGGTGGCCGAGGCGGGGGAGGAGGACGTGGACCTGGCCGTCCAGGCGGCCCGGCGGGCCCTGGAGGGCACCTGGGCGAAGCTGCCCCCGGCGGAGCGCGGGCGGCTGCTCTGGAAGCTGGCCGACCTCCTGGAGGAGAACGCCCAGGAGCTGGCCCAACTGGAGTCCCTCAACACCGGCAAGCCGGTGACGGAGACCAGCATGGCGGACATCCCCCTGGCCGTCGAACACTTCCGCTACTTCGCCGGCTGGGCCACCAAGTGGACGGGGGAGACGCTGCCCGTGTCCTTCCCCGGGGAGTACCTGGCCTACACGCGGCGGGAACCGGTGGGTGTGGTGGGGGCCATCGTGCCCTGGAACTTCCCCCTGATGATCGCCTCCTGGAAGCTGGCACCGGCCCTGGCCACGGGGAACACGGTGGTGCTCAAGCCCAGCGAGCTGACGCCGCTGACGGCTCTGCGGCTGGCGGAGCTGGTGCGCCAGGCCGGCTTCCCCCCGGGGACGGTGAACGTGCTGCCAGGATATGGCGAACCGGCGGGACGGGCCCTGGTCGAGCACCCCGGCGTCGACAAGATCTCCTTCACCGGTTCCCCGGGGGTCGGCCGCAAGATCATGACGGCGGCGGCCCGGGACTTCAAGCGGGTGACCCTGGAGCTGGGCGGCAAGTCGCCCAACATCGTCTTTCCCGACGCGGACCTGGACAGCGCCGTGGCCGGGGCGATGATGGGGATCTTCTTCAACCAGGGTGAGGTCTGCTGCGCCGGCTCCCGCCTGTTCGTCCACAAGGAGCAGTTCGACCGGGTGGTGGACTCCATTGCCGAGCGGGCGGGCCGGCTGCGCCAGGGGCCGGGGATCCACCCCATGACCCAGATGGGACCCCTGATCAGCCAAACCCACATGGAGCGGGTGCTGGGCTACATCGAAAAGGGTCGCGCCGAAGGGGCCGAGCTGCTGGTGGGCGGGGAGCCCAACCCCGAGGCGGGAACGGGCTATTTCGTCAAACCCACGGTGTTCCTGGGCCGGGACGACATGACCATCGCCCGGGAGGAGATCTTCGGGCCGGTCCTGACGGTGCTGCCCTTCGAGATCCTGGACGAGGTGGTGCGGCGGGCCAACGACACCCCCTACGGGCTGGCGGCGGGGATCTGGACGCGGGACGTGGCCAAGGCCATCAAGGTGGCCCACCGCCTCAAGGCGGGGACGGTGTGGATCAACGGCTACAACCTGCTGGATGCCACCAGCCCCTGGGGCGGGTTCAAGCAGAGCGGGATCGGGCGCGAGATGGGGCGCTATGCCCTCGAGCACTACACCGAGGTGAAGAGCGTCTGGATCAATCTGGGTTGA